Within the Rhizobium sp. BG4 genome, the region GGCCATCTGCATGAGTCCGATCCGAAATAGACCTTCAGCCGGCTGGCTGCTTGGACCGACGATGATCGGGAACGGGCCCAGTGCTACGTTCGTCACGCACGCGCCGCCGCGCACGATATGTTTGGCCAAATAGCCGCGCTGGCCTCGGCATGAGAGATCAATGATATGCTCCTGGACCCGGGATTTGCCATCGTGCTTGTAACCTTTTTCTATGCATTTGCATTGTTGACTAATTGGGCGCGCTGGGTCGCGTCTTGTGCTTGAGGGCGACCGCTTCTTGCCACCGGATCGGGTCCTTCTTACACCACTTTCCACGTCCGGCAGCTTTCGGGCCGAATACATTCGCGCTCTGATACGGCGCGACTTGAAGAGCCGTGAAGAAGCCTGGGAAAGCCTGCAGAAGCAGCTTGGTCCGGCCATGCATGCCGATGACAGCGAATTTCTGTCCGTGACGGCAGAGGATGTGATCCACCATAATACGCAGCGCTGGTCATGGGGACTACCGCTTTTATCCCCGCGCAGACGCGGCCCAGGATAAGATCTGGCGCTACACTTTTGATAAATGGGGTGAAGCGCAGGTCACAGGCCATCACCTACATCACGGGCCTTCACCAGTATTTGAGACTGCTCTGCAGAAAGCGCAGGCTTTGGCGACGGCTGCCTCAGGCGCTTTACCCGAACGCGGATTAGCCTGACCGCCCCCGGCACCCAATTTTGTTCAAAATCCTGTTCACGAGATAGCCTTATGTCCAATCAAATGAACAATCCTTGACTGTCCACCGAGCTCATGGCACAATGTACAAAATTCTGGACGCGAGGAGAAGCCTCATGTCCACTCAAATGAACAAGCAGGTATAGCCGTGCCCCGTCAGAGAAGCTACTCCAGAGTCACGCACCAAGCGCTCGCCATGCTCGGCAAGCTGATCCGCGTCGGCCGGGCCGGGCGCGGCCTGACCGCGCAGGAACTGGCCGACCGCGCCGGCATCAGCCGCACGACCCTATCCAGCATCGAAAAAGGCGCTCCCGGCCCCGAGATCGGCATCGTTTTCGAGGTCGCTTCAATCGTCGGCGTGCGCTTGTTCGACTATGACGAGCGCATGCTTCAGATGCACAATGCCCGCCTTGACGAAAAACTGACCCTGCTGCCCAAGAGCGTCCGCCACGCCGTGAAGGAGGTCGATGATGACTTCTAAGGCGGACGCTACCGAAGCCTTTGTCTGGATGTGGCTGCCCGGGGCGACGGAACCAGTGGTCGCCGGCCGCCTCGACCAGGATGGCGAGCGCCTGCTCTTTACCTACGGCGCCAGCTACCGCCGCCGTAAGAGCGCCATCCCCATCTACGAGCCTGAACTGCCCCTTCAGGAGGGCGTCATTGCGCCCATCAACGGCCTGTCGATGGCGAGCTGCATTCGC harbors:
- a CDS encoding helix-turn-helix domain-containing protein, yielding MLGKLIRVGRAGRGLTAQELADRAGISRTTLSSIEKGAPGPEIGIVFEVASIVGVRLFDYDERMLQMHNARLDEKLTLLPKSVRHAVKEVDDDF